ttcttttaatAAGGGGTATAAATAAGAAGAAAAATGCTTTTATTAGTGATCTATCACGTAACATCGTTTAACATCATTATTTGCACATCCCGTGTTTATGGTTATCTCAAATCTGTTGTTGTTTCCTTGGGTGTTAATAGTATTGTGTTCGAAATTAAAGGCACTCAGTTttactgaaaatattaaaaaaaatatatgaattaagcaattttttatcacaatcgtataatattacttatattagaAAGACAGAAAGATTAATTCATCCTATTACTTACTCTGTGTCTGTAATATCTGTGATAAAATTCCCATTCCCTTTGATTTCCTCCAGTGGTGTCTTTTAGCTTTATAGCCCCTAGgaaatgtgttttaatttaaaacttttaataaattaccaaacattttataaatcgGTTCATCGTGTTTCATAGGTCTCCAAAATTGTAATATCCCTATTCTTTACatggtataatatattaagtaggtatattaaacgAAATTACTACATATGTTTGctaaaacatatattttttgcttttgTTGTTAGATATAAacgatgaaaatatttttcaagtagaTACTAGCGTACATAtatgttatatgtaataatgtaggtagtaatatgaaaattataggcaacataatgttaaataatataaagagtagagatttttattaatcgatattaataaattataaacgaaACGCAAAGACACTCTATAATCAAATGCGAAACACCAAATgaataagaattattattaactagctgttccccgcggtttcacccgcattgctccgctcctattggtcttagcgtaatgatatatagcctatagccttcctcgacaaatgggctatctaacaccgaaataatttttcaaatcgtaccagtagttcgcgagattagcgcgttcaaacaaacaaacaaactcttcggctttataatattataataaaaatcgattcctgttttacaaattaaatcaaattgaGTTAATcactgaataaaaaataacctcTTAGGTAACCCGTTATCCTTAGACATTTTTGGTCTCTCAGTAGGACCATTTTGCTCACACCTCCCTTCATGTCTTATATAAAGATTGGGTCTTATCGACCTGACAGATTCAAAATCACACATGTTGAAATACGTGAAGCCATCGCTTCCACACACAAAATGGTTGCCCAGTCTGCATCGGAGCGCTGCAGTATTAGAATTGCAAGGAAAGAGGATCACCGCACTGAAAACTGAAATACcctcttttgttttatttataaaattttatattatattatttacgtaaGAAAATTAAAGGAGGAAAAATCTGGAgcaattttataaagattGTACTATTCTATATACAAATAAGAAGCGGGGAAAAGCTCGTAActtttaaagttataaaatttacacatacctacagtatttaggtacctaatgaTATAAAGATGCACTTAGACGTTACTATctataggtatgtatgtatataactataaaatacataggtaaaatatattaaaaatatgataggAACAGCTATAAGTCTTTTGCAatcaatcataataaaatctaaaagTTTCTTCAACTTACCTGTTAACAACATAAGCATTTTCAAAGTATTATTATCGAGTAATCAGCTAACTGgctacttttttaatttgccaTTTTAATTTGACGTGAAATTTCGTAAACACAATAACTTTTACTTACGTATGGCCTATTGTTttccaatatattttttcaaattttcaatAACAATCTCATCTAGGTActaataggtactataaagaggaataaattcatattagtATTATAGCTATggattttcttaaattaaattgtttgaaatttAAGGCAGTGTTTAAGCCTCTAAAAGGGGTGACAGACGtacgagtaagtacgcgaacttgtggctcgacgacctttttcgctcgtgtgtcaccccaagtacgcgtacttaaaaaccgtcgagtaagttcgttgacgatccaacatgtttgaaattttactcgaagcccgccttggctcgcacgtctgtcaccgccgcgagccgagtaagtacgcgaGTAAGAACTTTAAAACCGCGACTTTAGTTCGTACGTCTATCAGCCCTTTAAGGCATAATTAAAATCagaaaaaagaaacatttatttagttaaaacgatacaacattaaatattttgtctaGGAGATAAGATATGCCTAAAACTAAGTTTGGAAAAAATAAGAGCCATCTTGCTTAagttaagtacataatatgtactacaTAGTCatcatatattttagtatcgCACAATGGTCTGTTGTTCAGTGTTGaagttgataaataaaacacgaggttgaaaaataaagcaatctttgtattataatatgaatttattgtaGGAAAATATaggcttaaaaaataatatcaaaattttgGGACGTTAAAACCTGCTTAGTTCTTAACttgatttcatttttaatgttcGTCATAGATCAtagataactttatttttattacattacaaaATATCAATTCCAAATCTATTGTTGTTTCCTTGTGtgttgatattattatgtttaaattgaaAAGCTCCTATGTTTTctgaaaataacataatgagtaagtatattatgagTATGTTGACGTCTTTGTTATGACAGgccaaaattttatttcgtttgaaACTGTACTGAAATGTTCTTTAGTTTGTTCgcaaaaaaacaacaacactCTATATTCTTGTTTTTTCATTTGATCTATAAAGAAGGCCAAATTCACTGCAACGAAATAGAGACAACAAAAGTACTTTAACAAAAGCTTCTCTACTcgattgtatttttttgagtttgtTACTTCAAGACATTCGACTggttgaaccgattttgataattattttttttatataaagtgattataaatatagtttaattttgataataatctgAAGGCGGTATTAGTTTTTTGATACAATGGAACGACTTACTTTGTGTATTTATCATATAGTTGACCagcttcattttattttttttagaccCAAATTTAGCACCAAATCCAATAGACCAtctgaaataaacaaacaaaattcttTACACAGggccaaaaataaataaaataaaacgtgcgtagtacaaaaaaatcaaaatgagcattacatacaaatacaatGTTACATTACCTAATCCGTAGACTTTTCTTAGTTTCTGGTTGCATTGATATTTTCAATAACGTGTCTATCAAATAGTTACATGAACCTATGTATCTCACAGTGAGGTTTGTACGAAAATATTGTACCGTTTCCAAGTCACAGAtgttattgtatgtattgCCGTCATTGCCGCAAACTGCCTGCTCCCCATGCGGACATTTCTGCCAGGTTCTTTTACATTCGTTTGGCAAAATAAGTAACAAGCTGGCAactagaataataaaatatatagataaggaAATAAGACACACACGATGACATTAGAAAACGGAAAAGGCTGTgcgttttgttattttgtagaATATAGAAGAtagagataaataataaaattagtttttactgCTCATGGCGGTCATAGTTGATCATATTTCTTGATTAGCAACATATCTAACTAAAATGATTGCAAAACGGGAACACTATTTCCTAAGAGGAAGACCTACCAAATCATCTCAattctataaaactaaatagaGGATATGTAGgttggattttcaggaaattTTGTGTTTAATACTCACGAATATATGCAATGATCATTTTGTCCTAACTGCGGTCGGTCATTTGTTAACAATTATCACGTATAGCTATTCGAAaagttaattaacattttaattgttaaatttcaCCGCTTTCTTGTGTGAAAAGATCAATTCTTTTTTAGGcgtaattacaatatttatttatttctttattaaaacaatataatatgtaattggtATCCTGACCCGTGCCTACTGTTCGCTTTTTTGGGCGtgtgaatatattttcagtattACGTCAATTTTTCTTTAGAGAAAAGCCTGGCAACACAATTTTGATTCTTTCCTAATAAAACgtcaattacaatatttagtGTTCACACATAGAGATAATATGTACCATGTGTTCACACGATCTTTTCTCTCTTATCActtaatcataatatagaaaaataaaacggtTGCTtgctcgttttattttattaacatgcatacaaaaattataagacTCTGTTTGTAACAAATATCGAATGAATGAAATCCTGCTGTCCTTTGTTGAGAAACAGCAATGTATGTAGGCATATTCTGAATTTAACTTCTGTAAGGATAACTGTGCAATGTGCATCCAGACCTATTGTACTATACAGTAATTATGGACTCATACCATAGAATATATACTCTAAACccctttttaaataatattaataatcccACCAAGttctttatcatattatatcaaGTGGCAGATGAATTCCGTCAGTAGTTTCATCGTGATAAGCGTCGACCGGGCTGAGTGGCGTGCATTGGAAGAGGCCTTCGTCTAGGAGTGGACGAACACAGGCTggtaatgatgatgatgatgatgaagttgttaacatattataagatattttcTGTTGcccttatgtaaaaaataatcagttaTAGGtttcgattttattatatcctaATAAAGTTTTTCAGCCCGTTTGAAACTTGAATAGGCCATATTTCCATTTTATAATACAACTGTATTTTTAACGAAAAGGTAAATTaaaaaccgaataaaaatgcttatttattcgcaacatttaaatattttgtgaatCCCTGTACTccattgtttatattaatcAAAGCATATTTCTCATTTTCTTACGAAACATCAATACCAAATTCATTGTTGGTGCCTTGagtgttaatattattatgtttgaattcGAATCCTCCAATATTTCCTGAAACAATATGAATATGTTTTACAACATCGAGGAAAATgctgttttaattaaagaatTGAGTATAAGCAGCTGGAGTAAGACAAAAGGTATCGTAGGAAGTAATTTGAAGTATAAATGTGCCCTACGAGACCTTTGTTTTGCTCTCTTTGTACCATGGTTTTAGTCCGAGTTAATTCAGGTTGGCCAGCAGCTTGCTGCTTGAgcataaatatacctacctatagtaGAAAACTTAGAGTACCTACAGAAAATAC
This is a stretch of genomic DNA from Colias croceus chromosome 4, ilColCroc2.1. It encodes these proteins:
- the LOC123690987 gene encoding uncharacterized protein LOC123690987 codes for the protein MLMLLTVFSAVILFPCNSNTAALRCRLGNHFVCGSDGFTYFNMCDFESVRSIRPNLYIRHEGRCEQNGPTERPKMSKDNGLPKRGYKAKRHHWRKSKGMGILSQILQTQIKLSAFNFEHNTINTQGNNNRFEITINTGCANNDVKRCYVIDH
- the LOC123690990 gene encoding uncharacterized protein LOC123690990, which gives rise to MIIAYILASLLLILPNECKRTWQKCPHGEQAVCGNDGNTYNNICDLETVQYFRTNLTVRYIGSCNYLIDTLLKISMQPETKKSLRIRWSIGFGAKFGSKKNKMKLVNYMINTQKNIGAFQFKHNNINTQGNNNRFGIDIL